Proteins encoded in a region of the Macaca mulatta isolate MMU2019108-1 chromosome X, T2T-MMU8v2.0, whole genome shotgun sequence genome:
- the PLXNA3 gene encoding plexin-A3 isoform X2, translating into MPSVCLLLLLFLAVGGALGSRPFRAFVVTDTKLTHLAVHRVTGEVFVGAVNRVFKLAPNLTELRAHVTGPIEDNARCYPPPSMRVCAHRLAPVDNINKLLLIDYAARRLVACGSIWQGICQFLRVDDLFKLGEPHHRKEHYLSGAQEPDSMAGVIVEQGQGPSKLFVGTAVDGKSEYFPTLSSRKLISDEDSVDMFSLVYQDEFVSSQIKIPSDTLSLYPAFDIYYIYGFVSASFVYFLTLQLDTQQTLLDTAGEKFFTSKIVRMCAGDSEFYSYVEFPIGCSWRGVEYRLVQSAHLAKPGLLLAQALGVPADEDILFTIFSQGQKNRASPPRQTILCLFTLSNINAHIRRRIQSCYRGEGTLALPWLLNKELPCINTPMQINGNFCGLVLNQPLGGLHVIEGLPLLADSTDGMASVAAYTYRRHSVVFIGTRSGSLKKVRVDGSQDAHLYETVPVVDGSPILRDLLFSPDHQHIYLLSEKQVSQLPVETCEQYPSCTACLGSGDPHCGWCVLQHRCCREGACPGASAPHGFAEELNKCVQVRVRPNNVSVMSPGVQLTVTLHNVPDLSAGVSCTFEEVAESEAILLPSGELLCPSPSLQELRALTRGHGATRTVRLQLLSKETGVRFAGADFVFYNCSVLQSCMSCVGSPYPCHWCKYRHACTSRPHECSFQEGRVRSPEGCPEILPSGDLLIPVGVMQPLTLRAKNLPQPQSGQKNYECVVRVQGRQQRVPAVRFNSSSVQCQNASYSYEGDEHGDTELDFSVVWDGDFPIDKPPSFRALLYKCWAQRPSCGLCLKADPRFNCGWCISEHRCQLRTHCPAPKTNWMHLSQKGTRCSHPHITQIHPLVGPKEGGTRVTIMGENLGLLSREVGLRVAGVRCNSIPAEYISAERIVCEMEESLVPSPPPGPVELCVGDCSADFRTQSEQLYSFVTPTFDQVSPSRGPASGGTRLTISGSSLDAGSRVTVTVRDSECQFVRRDAKAIVCISPVSTLGPSQAPITLAIDRANISSPGVLYTYTQDPTVTRLEPTWSIINGSTAITVSGTHLLTVQEPRVRAKYRGIETTNPQPQAQGEHPDEFGFLLDHVQTARSLNRSSFTYYPDPSFEPLGPSGVLDVKPGSHVVLKGRNLIPAAAGSSRLNYTVLIGGQPCALTVSDTQLLCDSPSQTGRQPVMVLVGGLEFWLGTLHISAERALTLPAMMGLAGGGGLLLLAITAVLVAYKRKTQDADRTLKRLQLQMDNLESRVALECKEAFAELQTDINELTNHMDEVQIPFLDYRTYAVRVLFPGIEAHPVLKELDTPPNMEKALRLFGQLLHSRAFVLTFIHTLEAQSSFSMRDRGTVASLTMVALQSRLDYATGLLKQLLADLIEKNLESKNHPKLLLRRTESVAEKMLTNWFTFLLHKFLKECAGEPLFLLYCAIKQQMEKGPIDAITGEARYSLSEDKLIRQQIDYKTLTLHCVCPENEGSAQVPVKVLNCDSITQAKDKLLDTVYKGIPYSQRPKAEDMDLEWRQGRMTRIILQDEDVTTKIECDWKRLNSLAHYQVTDGSLVALVPKQVSAYNMANSFTFTRSLSRYESLLRTASSPDSLRSRAPMITPDQETGTKLWHLVKNHDHADHREGDRGSKMVSEIYLTRLLATKGTLQKFVDDLFETVFSTAHRGSALPLAIKYMFDFLDEQADQRQISDPDVRHTWKSNCLPLRFWVNVIKNPQFVFDIHKNSITDACLSVVAQTFMDSCSTSEHRLGKDSPSNKLLYAKDIPNYKSWVERYYRDIAKMASISDQDMDAYLVEQSRLHASDFNVLSALSELYFYVTKYRQEILTALDRDASCRKHKLRQKLEQIISLVSSDS; encoded by the exons ATGCCCTCTGTctgcctcctcctgctgctgttcCTTGCCGTGGGGGGGGCCCTGGGCAGCAGGCCCTTCCGTGCCTTTGTGGTGACAGATACCAAGCTTACCCACTTGGCTGTGCACCGGGTGACTGGGGAGGTGTTCGTGGGCGCAGTGAACCGAGTCTTTAAGCTGGCCCCCAACCTGACTGAGCTGCGGGCCCATGTCACGGGGCCCATCGAGGACAACGCTCGCTGCTACCCACCCCCCAGCATGCGCGTGTGTGCCCACCGCCTGGCCCCCGTGGACAACATCAACAAGCTGCTGCTCATAGACTATGCGGCCCGCCGCCTGGTGGCCTGCGGCAGCATCTGGCAGGGTATCTGCCAGTTCCTGCGCGTGGACGACCTCTTCAAGCTGGGTGAGCCACACCACCGCAAGGAGCACTACCTGTCGGGGGCCCAGGAGCCCGACTCCATGGCTGGTGTCATTGTGGAGCAGGGCCAGGGGCCCAGCAAGCTGTTCGTGGGCACTGCTGTCGATGGCAAGTCGGAGTACTTCCCCACCTTGAGCTCCCGCAAGCTCATCAGTGATGAAGACAGCGTGGACATGTTCAGTCTC GTGTACCAAGATGAGTTTGTCTCCTCCCAGATCAAGATTCCCTCGGACACGCTGTCCTTGTACCCTGCCTTTGACATCTACTACATCTACGGCTTCGTCAGCGCCTCCTTCGTGTACTTCCTGACGCTGCAGCTGGACACCCAGCAGACGCTGCTGGACACAGCGGGCGAGAAATTCTTCACGTCCAAGATCGTGCGCATGTGCGCTGGGGACTCAGAGTTCTACTCATATGTGGAATTCCCCATCGGCTGCTCCTGGCGTGGTGTGGAGTACCGCTTAGTGCAGAGCGCCCACCTGGCCAAGCCTGGCCTGCTGCTGGCCCAGGCCCTGGGCGTGCCGGCTGACGAGGACATCCTCTTCACCATCTTCTCTCAGGGCCAGAAGAACCGAGCCAGCCCACCCCGGCAGACCATCCTCTGCCTCTTCACTCTCAGCAACATCAATGCCCACATCCGGCGCCGTATCCAGTCCTGCTATCGCGGGGAGGgcaccctggccctgccctggctGCTGAACAAGGAGCTGCCCTGCATCAACACT CCCATGCAGATCAACGGCAACTTCTGCGGGCTGGTGTTGAACCAGCCTCTGGGAGGCCTGCACGTGATCGAGGGGCTGCCCCTGCTGGCCGACAGCACCGACGGCATGGCCAGTGTGGCCGCCTACACCTACCGCCGGCATTCTGTGGTCTTCATTGGCACGCGCAGCGGCAGCCTGAAGAAG GTGCGGGTCGATGGCTCCCAGGATGCCCACCTGTATGAGACAGTCCCCGTGGTGGATGGCAGCCCCATCCTCCGAGACCTGCTCTTCAGCCCGGACCACCAGCACATCTATCTCCTGAGTGAGAAGCAG GTGAGCCAGCTTCCAGTGGAGACCTGTGAGCAGTACCCGAGCTGCACGGCCTGCCTGGGCTCCGGGGACCCACACTGTGGTTGGTGTGTGCTGCAGCACAG GTGCTGCCGCGAAGGGGCCTGTCCGGGCGCCTCTGCCCCGCACGGCTTTGCTGAGGAACTGAACAAGTGTGTCCAGGTGCGGGTCCGGCCCAACAATGTGTCAGTGATGTCGCCTGGGGTGCAG CTGACCGTCACCCTGCATAATGTGCCGGACCTCAGTGCAGGCGTGAGCTGCACCTTCGAGGAGGTGGCGGAGAGTGAGGCGATCCTGCTGCCCTCTGGTGAACTGCTCTGCCCCTCACCCTCCCTCCAGGAGCTCCGAGCTCTTACCAGAGGGCATG GGGCCACCCGCACCGTGCGGCTGCAGCTTCTCTCCAAGGAGACAGGCGTGAGGTTCGCCGGTGCTGACTTTGTCTTCTACAATTGCAGCGTCCTCCAGTC GTGCATGTCCTGTGTTGGCAGCCCCTACCCCTGCCACTGGTGTAAGTACCGCCACGCTTGTACCAGCCGCCCCCATGAGTGCTCCTTCCAGGAGGGCAGGGTCCGCAGCCCTGAG GGCTGCCCTGAGATCCTGCCCAGTGGGGACCTCCTGATCCCCGTTGGGGTCATGCAGCCTCTTACCTTGCGGGCTAAGAACCTACCTCAGCCGCAGTCGGGCCAGAAGAACTATGAGTGCGTGGTGCGGGTGCAGGGGCGGCAGCAGCGGGTGCCTGCCGTGCGCTTCAACAGCAGCAGTGTGCAGTGCCAGAATGCCTCG TACTCCTATGAAGGTGATGAGCATGGTGACACCGAGCTGGACTTTTCCGTGGTCTGGGATGGAGACTTCCCCATAGACAAGCCTCCCAGCTTCCGAG CCCTCCTGTACAAGTGCTGGGCGCAGCGGCCTAGCTGTGGCCTCTGCCTCAAGGCTGATCCCCGCTTCAACTGTGGCTGGTGCATCTCAGAGCACAGGTGCCAGCTGCGGACCCACTGCCCAGCCCCAAAGACCAACTGGATGCATCTGAGCCAGAAGGGCACCCGGTGCAGCCACCCCCACATCACGCAG ATCCACCCTCTTGTGGGGCCTAAGGAGGGAGGCACCCGGGTCACCATCATGGGTGAGAACCTGGGCCTCTTGTCCCGAGAGGTGGGCCTGCGGGTGGCTGGTGTGCGTTGCAACTCTATCCCGGCCGAGTACATCAGTGCTGAGAG GATCGTGTGTGAGATGGAGGAGTCGCTGGTGCCCAGCCCACCGCCGGGGCCCGTGGAGCTGTGCGTGGGTGACTGTTCAGCTGACTTCCGCACACAGTCGGAGCAGCTCTACAGCTTTGTG ACCCCAACATTTGACCAAGTGAGTCCCAGCCGTGGCCCGGCGTCAGGGGGCACACGGCTCACCATCTCAGGCAGCTCTCTGGATGCTGGCAGCAGGGTCACAGTGACTGTGAGGGACAGCGAGTGCCAGTTCGTAAG GAGAGATGCCAAGGCGATCGTGTGCATCTCACCCGTCTCCACCCTGGGCCCCAGCCAGGCCCCCATCACACTTGCCATTGACCGGGCTAACATCTCCAGCCCCGGAGTCCTCTATACCTACACTCAGGACCCGACCGTCACCCGCCTTGAGCCCACCTGGAGCATCATCAA CGGAAGCACCGCCATCACTGTGAGCGGGACACACCTGCTGACGGTCCAGGAGCCCCGGGTCCGTGCCAAGTACCGCGGCATCGAGACCACCAAC CCCCAGCCTCAGGCGCAAGGCGAGCACCCTGATGAGTTTGGTTTCCTGCTGGACCACGTGCAAACCGCCCGCTCCCTCAACCGCTCCTCCTTTACCTACTACCCTGACCCCAGCTTTGAGCCGCTGGGGCCCTCTGGTGTGCTGGATGTCAAACCGGGCTCCCACGTGGTGCTGAAG GGCAGGAACCTGATTCCCGCAGCAGCCGGCAGCTCCCGCCTCAACTACACTGTGCTGATAGGAGGCCAGCCGTGTGCGCTCACTGTCTCGGACACACAACTCCTGTGCGACTCACCCAGCCAGACTGGCCGGCAGCCTGTCATG GTGCTGGTGGGTGGCCTGGAGTTCTGGCTGGGCACCTTGCACATCTCGGCAGAGCGGGCACTGACCCTACCGGCCATGATGGGGCTGGCAGGGGGGGGCGGGCTCCTGCTGCTGGCCATCACAGCTGTGCTGGTGGCCTACAAGCGCAAGACTCAGGACGCGGACCGCACCCTCAAGCGCCTGCAGCTGCAGATGGACAACCTGGAATCCCGTGTGGCTCTGGAGTGCAAGGAAG CTTTTGCAGAGCTGCAGACAGACATCAACGAGCTGACTAACCACATGGACGAGGTGCAGATCCCCTTCCTGGACTACCGGACCTATGCCGTGCGCGTGCTCTTCCCGGGCATCGAGGCCCACCCGGTGCTCAAGGAGCTGGAC ACGCCACCCAATATGGAGAAGGCCCTGCGCCTCTTCGGGCAGCTGCTGCACAGCCGCGCCTTCGTGCTTACCTTCATCCACACGCTGGAAGCCCAGAGCAGCTTCTCCATGCGCGACCGCGGCACCGTGGCCTCGCTCACCATGGTGGCCCTGCAGAGCCGGCTCGACTATGCCACGGGGCTGCTCAAGCAACTGCTGGCTGACCTCATCGAGAAAAACCTGGAGAGTAAAAACCATCCCAAGCTGCTGCTACGCAG GACAGAGTCAGTGGCTGAGAAGATGCTTACCAACTGGTTCACGTTCCTGCTGCATAAGTTTCTGAAG GAATGTGCTGGGGAGCCTCTCTTCCTGCTTTACTGCGCCATCAAGCAGCAGATGGAGAAGGGCCCAATCGATGCCATCACGGGCGAGGCGCGATACTCCCTGAGCGAGGACAAGTTGATCCGGCAGCAGATTGACTACAAGACACTG ACCCTGCACTGCGTGTGTCCGGAGAACGAGGGCAGTGCCCAAGTCCCAGTGAAGGTTCTCAACTGTGACAGCATCACCCAGGCCAAAGATAAGCTGCTGGACACTGTGTACAAGGGCATTCCGTACTCCCAGCGCCCCAAAGCTGAGGACATGGACCTGG AGTGGCGCCAGGGCCGCATGACTCGCATCATCCTCCAGGATGAGGATGTCACCACCAAGATCGAGTGTGACTGGAAGAGGCTCAACTCACTGGCCCACTACCAG GTGACAGATGGTTCCTTGGTGGCACTGGTGCCCAAACAAGTATCTGCCTATAACATGGCCAACTCCTTCACCTTCACCCGCTCCCTCAGCCGCTACG AGAGCTTGCTCCGCACAGCCAGCAGCCCTGATAGCCTCCGCTCACGGGCACCCATGATCACGCCTGACCAGGAGACGGGCACCAAATTGTGGCACCTGGTGAAAAACCACGACCATGCCGACCATCGTGAGGGGGACCGTGGCAGCAAGATGGTCTCCGAGATCTACCTGACACGGCTGCTGGCCACCAAG GGCACACTGCAGAAGTTCGTGGATGACCTCTTTGAGACAGTGTTCAGCACAGCCCACCGGGGCTCAGCCCTGCCCCTGGCCATCAAGTACATGTTCGACTTCCTGGACGAGCAGGCCGACCAGCGCCAGATCAGCGACCCCGACGTGCGCCACACCTGGAAGAGCAACTG CCTGCCGCTGCGCTTCTGGGTGAATGTGATCAAGAACCCACAGTTCGTGTTCGACATCCACAAGAACAGCATCACGGATGCCTGCCTGTCGGTGGTAGCCCAGACCTTCATGGACTCCTGCTCCACATCCGAGCACCGCCTGGGGAAGGACTCGCCCTCCAACAAACTACTCTATGCCAAGGACATCCCCAACTACAAGAGCTGGGTGGAGAG GTATTATCGAGACATTGCAAAGATGGCATCCATCAGCGACCAGGACATGGATGCTTACCTGGTAGAGCAGTCCCGCCTCCATGCCAGCGACTTCAATGTCCTGAGTGCACTCAGCGAGCTCTATTTCTATGTCACCAAGTACCGCCAGGAG ATTCTCACGGCTCTGGATCGAGATGCCTCTTGTCGGAAGCATAAGTTACGGCAGAAACTGGAACAGATCATCAGCCTCGTGTCCAGTGACAGCTAA
- the PLXNA3 gene encoding plexin-A3 isoform X1, whose translation MPSVCLLLLLFLAVGGALGSRPFRAFVVTDTKLTHLAVHRVTGEVFVGAVNRVFKLAPNLTELRAHVTGPIEDNARCYPPPSMRVCAHRLAPVDNINKLLLIDYAARRLVACGSIWQGICQFLRVDDLFKLGEPHHRKEHYLSGAQEPDSMAGVIVEQGQGPSKLFVGTAVDGKSEYFPTLSSRKLISDEDSVDMFSLVYQDEFVSSQIKIPSDTLSLYPAFDIYYIYGFVSASFVYFLTLQLDTQQTLLDTAGEKFFTSKIVRMCAGDSEFYSYVEFPIGCSWRGVEYRLVQSAHLAKPGLLLAQALGVPADEDILFTIFSQGQKNRASPPRQTILCLFTLSNINAHIRRRIQSCYRGEGTLALPWLLNKELPCINTPMQINGNFCGLVLNQPLGGLHVIEGLPLLADSTDGMASVAAYTYRRHSVVFIGTRSGSLKKVRVDGSQDAHLYETVPVVDGSPILRDLLFSPDHQHIYLLSEKQVSQLPVETCEQYPSCTACLGSGDPHCGWCVLQHRCCREGACPGASAPHGFAEELNKCVQVRVRPNNVSVMSPGVQLTVTLHNVPDLSAGVSCTFEEVAESEAILLPSGELLCPSPSLQELRALTRGHGATRTVRLQLLSKETGVRFAGADFVFYNCSVLQSCMSCVGSPYPCHWCKYRHACTSRPHECSFQEGRVRSPEGCPEILPSGDLLIPVGVMQPLTLRAKNLPQPQSGQKNYECVVRVQGRQQRVPAVRFNSSSVQCQNASYSYEGDEHGDTELDFSVVWDGDFPIDKPPSFRALLYKCWAQRPSCGLCLKADPRFNCGWCISEHRCQLRTHCPAPKTNWMHLSQKGTRCSHPHITQIHPLVGPKEGGTRVTIMGENLGLLSREVGLRVAGVRCNSIPAEYISAERIVCEMEESLVPSPPPGPVELCVGDCSADFRTQSEQLYSFVTPTFDQVSPSRGPASGGTRLTISGSSLDAGSRVTVTVRDSECQFVRRDAKAIVCISPVSTLGPSQAPITLAIDRANISSPGVLYTYTQDPTVTRLEPTWSIINGSTAITVSGTHLLTVQEPRVRAKYRGIETTNTCQVINDTAMLCKAPGIFLGQPQPQAQGEHPDEFGFLLDHVQTARSLNRSSFTYYPDPSFEPLGPSGVLDVKPGSHVVLKGRNLIPAAAGSSRLNYTVLIGGQPCALTVSDTQLLCDSPSQTGRQPVMVLVGGLEFWLGTLHISAERALTLPAMMGLAGGGGLLLLAITAVLVAYKRKTQDADRTLKRLQLQMDNLESRVALECKEAFAELQTDINELTNHMDEVQIPFLDYRTYAVRVLFPGIEAHPVLKELDTPPNMEKALRLFGQLLHSRAFVLTFIHTLEAQSSFSMRDRGTVASLTMVALQSRLDYATGLLKQLLADLIEKNLESKNHPKLLLRRTESVAEKMLTNWFTFLLHKFLKECAGEPLFLLYCAIKQQMEKGPIDAITGEARYSLSEDKLIRQQIDYKTLTLHCVCPENEGSAQVPVKVLNCDSITQAKDKLLDTVYKGIPYSQRPKAEDMDLEWRQGRMTRIILQDEDVTTKIECDWKRLNSLAHYQVTDGSLVALVPKQVSAYNMANSFTFTRSLSRYESLLRTASSPDSLRSRAPMITPDQETGTKLWHLVKNHDHADHREGDRGSKMVSEIYLTRLLATKGTLQKFVDDLFETVFSTAHRGSALPLAIKYMFDFLDEQADQRQISDPDVRHTWKSNCLPLRFWVNVIKNPQFVFDIHKNSITDACLSVVAQTFMDSCSTSEHRLGKDSPSNKLLYAKDIPNYKSWVERYYRDIAKMASISDQDMDAYLVEQSRLHASDFNVLSALSELYFYVTKYRQEILTALDRDASCRKHKLRQKLEQIISLVSSDS comes from the exons ATGCCCTCTGTctgcctcctcctgctgctgttcCTTGCCGTGGGGGGGGCCCTGGGCAGCAGGCCCTTCCGTGCCTTTGTGGTGACAGATACCAAGCTTACCCACTTGGCTGTGCACCGGGTGACTGGGGAGGTGTTCGTGGGCGCAGTGAACCGAGTCTTTAAGCTGGCCCCCAACCTGACTGAGCTGCGGGCCCATGTCACGGGGCCCATCGAGGACAACGCTCGCTGCTACCCACCCCCCAGCATGCGCGTGTGTGCCCACCGCCTGGCCCCCGTGGACAACATCAACAAGCTGCTGCTCATAGACTATGCGGCCCGCCGCCTGGTGGCCTGCGGCAGCATCTGGCAGGGTATCTGCCAGTTCCTGCGCGTGGACGACCTCTTCAAGCTGGGTGAGCCACACCACCGCAAGGAGCACTACCTGTCGGGGGCCCAGGAGCCCGACTCCATGGCTGGTGTCATTGTGGAGCAGGGCCAGGGGCCCAGCAAGCTGTTCGTGGGCACTGCTGTCGATGGCAAGTCGGAGTACTTCCCCACCTTGAGCTCCCGCAAGCTCATCAGTGATGAAGACAGCGTGGACATGTTCAGTCTC GTGTACCAAGATGAGTTTGTCTCCTCCCAGATCAAGATTCCCTCGGACACGCTGTCCTTGTACCCTGCCTTTGACATCTACTACATCTACGGCTTCGTCAGCGCCTCCTTCGTGTACTTCCTGACGCTGCAGCTGGACACCCAGCAGACGCTGCTGGACACAGCGGGCGAGAAATTCTTCACGTCCAAGATCGTGCGCATGTGCGCTGGGGACTCAGAGTTCTACTCATATGTGGAATTCCCCATCGGCTGCTCCTGGCGTGGTGTGGAGTACCGCTTAGTGCAGAGCGCCCACCTGGCCAAGCCTGGCCTGCTGCTGGCCCAGGCCCTGGGCGTGCCGGCTGACGAGGACATCCTCTTCACCATCTTCTCTCAGGGCCAGAAGAACCGAGCCAGCCCACCCCGGCAGACCATCCTCTGCCTCTTCACTCTCAGCAACATCAATGCCCACATCCGGCGCCGTATCCAGTCCTGCTATCGCGGGGAGGgcaccctggccctgccctggctGCTGAACAAGGAGCTGCCCTGCATCAACACT CCCATGCAGATCAACGGCAACTTCTGCGGGCTGGTGTTGAACCAGCCTCTGGGAGGCCTGCACGTGATCGAGGGGCTGCCCCTGCTGGCCGACAGCACCGACGGCATGGCCAGTGTGGCCGCCTACACCTACCGCCGGCATTCTGTGGTCTTCATTGGCACGCGCAGCGGCAGCCTGAAGAAG GTGCGGGTCGATGGCTCCCAGGATGCCCACCTGTATGAGACAGTCCCCGTGGTGGATGGCAGCCCCATCCTCCGAGACCTGCTCTTCAGCCCGGACCACCAGCACATCTATCTCCTGAGTGAGAAGCAG GTGAGCCAGCTTCCAGTGGAGACCTGTGAGCAGTACCCGAGCTGCACGGCCTGCCTGGGCTCCGGGGACCCACACTGTGGTTGGTGTGTGCTGCAGCACAG GTGCTGCCGCGAAGGGGCCTGTCCGGGCGCCTCTGCCCCGCACGGCTTTGCTGAGGAACTGAACAAGTGTGTCCAGGTGCGGGTCCGGCCCAACAATGTGTCAGTGATGTCGCCTGGGGTGCAG CTGACCGTCACCCTGCATAATGTGCCGGACCTCAGTGCAGGCGTGAGCTGCACCTTCGAGGAGGTGGCGGAGAGTGAGGCGATCCTGCTGCCCTCTGGTGAACTGCTCTGCCCCTCACCCTCCCTCCAGGAGCTCCGAGCTCTTACCAGAGGGCATG GGGCCACCCGCACCGTGCGGCTGCAGCTTCTCTCCAAGGAGACAGGCGTGAGGTTCGCCGGTGCTGACTTTGTCTTCTACAATTGCAGCGTCCTCCAGTC GTGCATGTCCTGTGTTGGCAGCCCCTACCCCTGCCACTGGTGTAAGTACCGCCACGCTTGTACCAGCCGCCCCCATGAGTGCTCCTTCCAGGAGGGCAGGGTCCGCAGCCCTGAG GGCTGCCCTGAGATCCTGCCCAGTGGGGACCTCCTGATCCCCGTTGGGGTCATGCAGCCTCTTACCTTGCGGGCTAAGAACCTACCTCAGCCGCAGTCGGGCCAGAAGAACTATGAGTGCGTGGTGCGGGTGCAGGGGCGGCAGCAGCGGGTGCCTGCCGTGCGCTTCAACAGCAGCAGTGTGCAGTGCCAGAATGCCTCG TACTCCTATGAAGGTGATGAGCATGGTGACACCGAGCTGGACTTTTCCGTGGTCTGGGATGGAGACTTCCCCATAGACAAGCCTCCCAGCTTCCGAG CCCTCCTGTACAAGTGCTGGGCGCAGCGGCCTAGCTGTGGCCTCTGCCTCAAGGCTGATCCCCGCTTCAACTGTGGCTGGTGCATCTCAGAGCACAGGTGCCAGCTGCGGACCCACTGCCCAGCCCCAAAGACCAACTGGATGCATCTGAGCCAGAAGGGCACCCGGTGCAGCCACCCCCACATCACGCAG ATCCACCCTCTTGTGGGGCCTAAGGAGGGAGGCACCCGGGTCACCATCATGGGTGAGAACCTGGGCCTCTTGTCCCGAGAGGTGGGCCTGCGGGTGGCTGGTGTGCGTTGCAACTCTATCCCGGCCGAGTACATCAGTGCTGAGAG GATCGTGTGTGAGATGGAGGAGTCGCTGGTGCCCAGCCCACCGCCGGGGCCCGTGGAGCTGTGCGTGGGTGACTGTTCAGCTGACTTCCGCACACAGTCGGAGCAGCTCTACAGCTTTGTG ACCCCAACATTTGACCAAGTGAGTCCCAGCCGTGGCCCGGCGTCAGGGGGCACACGGCTCACCATCTCAGGCAGCTCTCTGGATGCTGGCAGCAGGGTCACAGTGACTGTGAGGGACAGCGAGTGCCAGTTCGTAAG GAGAGATGCCAAGGCGATCGTGTGCATCTCACCCGTCTCCACCCTGGGCCCCAGCCAGGCCCCCATCACACTTGCCATTGACCGGGCTAACATCTCCAGCCCCGGAGTCCTCTATACCTACACTCAGGACCCGACCGTCACCCGCCTTGAGCCCACCTGGAGCATCATCAA CGGAAGCACCGCCATCACTGTGAGCGGGACACACCTGCTGACGGTCCAGGAGCCCCGGGTCCGTGCCAAGTACCGCGGCATCGAGACCACCAAC ACATGTCAGGTGATCAACGACACTGCCATGCTGTGTAAGGCCCCCGGCATCTTTCTTGGGCAGCCCCAGCCTCAGGCGCAAGGCGAGCACCCTGATGAGTTTGGTTTCCTGCTGGACCACGTGCAAACCGCCCGCTCCCTCAACCGCTCCTCCTTTACCTACTACCCTGACCCCAGCTTTGAGCCGCTGGGGCCCTCTGGTGTGCTGGATGTCAAACCGGGCTCCCACGTGGTGCTGAAG GGCAGGAACCTGATTCCCGCAGCAGCCGGCAGCTCCCGCCTCAACTACACTGTGCTGATAGGAGGCCAGCCGTGTGCGCTCACTGTCTCGGACACACAACTCCTGTGCGACTCACCCAGCCAGACTGGCCGGCAGCCTGTCATG GTGCTGGTGGGTGGCCTGGAGTTCTGGCTGGGCACCTTGCACATCTCGGCAGAGCGGGCACTGACCCTACCGGCCATGATGGGGCTGGCAGGGGGGGGCGGGCTCCTGCTGCTGGCCATCACAGCTGTGCTGGTGGCCTACAAGCGCAAGACTCAGGACGCGGACCGCACCCTCAAGCGCCTGCAGCTGCAGATGGACAACCTGGAATCCCGTGTGGCTCTGGAGTGCAAGGAAG CTTTTGCAGAGCTGCAGACAGACATCAACGAGCTGACTAACCACATGGACGAGGTGCAGATCCCCTTCCTGGACTACCGGACCTATGCCGTGCGCGTGCTCTTCCCGGGCATCGAGGCCCACCCGGTGCTCAAGGAGCTGGAC ACGCCACCCAATATGGAGAAGGCCCTGCGCCTCTTCGGGCAGCTGCTGCACAGCCGCGCCTTCGTGCTTACCTTCATCCACACGCTGGAAGCCCAGAGCAGCTTCTCCATGCGCGACCGCGGCACCGTGGCCTCGCTCACCATGGTGGCCCTGCAGAGCCGGCTCGACTATGCCACGGGGCTGCTCAAGCAACTGCTGGCTGACCTCATCGAGAAAAACCTGGAGAGTAAAAACCATCCCAAGCTGCTGCTACGCAG GACAGAGTCAGTGGCTGAGAAGATGCTTACCAACTGGTTCACGTTCCTGCTGCATAAGTTTCTGAAG GAATGTGCTGGGGAGCCTCTCTTCCTGCTTTACTGCGCCATCAAGCAGCAGATGGAGAAGGGCCCAATCGATGCCATCACGGGCGAGGCGCGATACTCCCTGAGCGAGGACAAGTTGATCCGGCAGCAGATTGACTACAAGACACTG ACCCTGCACTGCGTGTGTCCGGAGAACGAGGGCAGTGCCCAAGTCCCAGTGAAGGTTCTCAACTGTGACAGCATCACCCAGGCCAAAGATAAGCTGCTGGACACTGTGTACAAGGGCATTCCGTACTCCCAGCGCCCCAAAGCTGAGGACATGGACCTGG AGTGGCGCCAGGGCCGCATGACTCGCATCATCCTCCAGGATGAGGATGTCACCACCAAGATCGAGTGTGACTGGAAGAGGCTCAACTCACTGGCCCACTACCAG GTGACAGATGGTTCCTTGGTGGCACTGGTGCCCAAACAAGTATCTGCCTATAACATGGCCAACTCCTTCACCTTCACCCGCTCCCTCAGCCGCTACG AGAGCTTGCTCCGCACAGCCAGCAGCCCTGATAGCCTCCGCTCACGGGCACCCATGATCACGCCTGACCAGGAGACGGGCACCAAATTGTGGCACCTGGTGAAAAACCACGACCATGCCGACCATCGTGAGGGGGACCGTGGCAGCAAGATGGTCTCCGAGATCTACCTGACACGGCTGCTGGCCACCAAG GGCACACTGCAGAAGTTCGTGGATGACCTCTTTGAGACAGTGTTCAGCACAGCCCACCGGGGCTCAGCCCTGCCCCTGGCCATCAAGTACATGTTCGACTTCCTGGACGAGCAGGCCGACCAGCGCCAGATCAGCGACCCCGACGTGCGCCACACCTGGAAGAGCAACTG CCTGCCGCTGCGCTTCTGGGTGAATGTGATCAAGAACCCACAGTTCGTGTTCGACATCCACAAGAACAGCATCACGGATGCCTGCCTGTCGGTGGTAGCCCAGACCTTCATGGACTCCTGCTCCACATCCGAGCACCGCCTGGGGAAGGACTCGCCCTCCAACAAACTACTCTATGCCAAGGACATCCCCAACTACAAGAGCTGGGTGGAGAG GTATTATCGAGACATTGCAAAGATGGCATCCATCAGCGACCAGGACATGGATGCTTACCTGGTAGAGCAGTCCCGCCTCCATGCCAGCGACTTCAATGTCCTGAGTGCACTCAGCGAGCTCTATTTCTATGTCACCAAGTACCGCCAGGAG ATTCTCACGGCTCTGGATCGAGATGCCTCTTGTCGGAAGCATAAGTTACGGCAGAAACTGGAACAGATCATCAGCCTCGTGTCCAGTGACAGCTAA